From the Arctopsyche grandis isolate Sample6627 chromosome 11, ASM5162203v2, whole genome shotgun sequence genome, one window contains:
- the LOC143919151 gene encoding uncharacterized protein LOC143919151 — protein sequence MLGMKGISSSSSSSKPSRIFRKNKIHRAEQRQAFQKILRLDESKFLLYASTTKCSYDHFHQAFQKILRLDESKFLLYASTTKCSYDHFHQAFQKILRLDKSAFLSYASTTKCSYASITTSIKRSRKFYASTKVHSFLTHQQTTTIGQAIPETL from the exons atgctggggatgAAGG gaatctcgtcgtcgtcatcgtcatcgaaaccttcgagaatattccgcaaaaacaaaatacatcgagcggaacagcgccaagcattccagaaaatactacgcctcgacgaaagcaaattcctcttgtacgcatcaacaactaaatgctcgtacgaccacttccatcaagcattccagaaaatactacgcctcgacgaaagcaaattcctcttgtacgcatcaacaactaaatgctcgtacgaccacttccatcaagcattccagaaaattctacgcctcgacaaaagtgcattcctctcgtacgcatcaacaactaaatgctcgtacgcatcaataaccacttccatcaagcgttccagaaaattctacgcctcgacaaaagtacattcctttcttacgcatcaacaaaccaccaccatcggtcaggcgattccagaaacactataa